From a single Gimesia fumaroli genomic region:
- a CDS encoding secretin N-terminal domain-containing protein, translating into MTWNTKFIACFVVILSGAFTCTDSVHYSLLAQEPSDQPDRGDRGGRRDRGGFGGRGGFGGPRGGFGGGGFGGGRPSFGGGSRGGGGIGFMVIREDVQKELQLTEDQIKQLQEAAQGLRPSRETMEPFMTRMREAQTDEERTKVREEMTATFQKQRTEGEAKLMGLLNEKQAARIKQIQLQETGFRQLSDDETAKQLKLTEDQLTKIKELEEQRSEARRDLGRRASSEERDKVQQEFDQKIEAVLTKEQQGQWKQMLGPAFVSERNQSQTGGPPAVSSNAAPSPRPRPQIPMEPEGLKPEDRRISFGSDNAIALKSATAQPQDGKQTDAVKKMSFNFRFAPWGDVLKLFAESAGYTLDLNDVPPGTFNYFDKGSYTPTEALDIINGYLIQKGYIIVRRNQFLVVLNIDNGIPPNLVPIVEPNQIAERGKNELMSVTFQLEGVDIDQVAKEVQAILGPQGKSVALRTANSIIVTDIGSNLSRVQKLLEGAIANAGPTDLIFRSFDLKYIDSAEAEKIVRSQFGLPAATQNVSSSATMARYYESRSRRSSRDSSPPPQATKETSTQVTADPRTNRLLVTATPAQIKLAEEIIKSIDVNDGDLLSPGGNKPYLHVYTVNSSDSREVTKTLDAMIPGVVVNEDARNHKIHIVATPKEHEKIAEMIRQLDGEGGSQSVSVINLSSLDPISATTTLRSLFLRDGNDAPTIEADLLGRRLLIRGTPDQVIQVKALLAQLGEDGSGRANDTRDRGPVRTIPLGGRDSKEILQLIDKLWSASSGDENPIRIVVPSDESLIRERVLGEEEAPAQKRGFRNPSQSTSTRLNRSIQQNRRPVDSNNQRYFFTASEQKEEAPQNQPQETPQTPSSETEKQQPPAQQKPTKPAPPAVKKNPVAISTNGDNLIISSTDLEALNRLEQMIEALTQAIPPKSQWTVFYLRSADATSTAKMLESLFPSSSVSDMASDSGMLGGLSSIGGSLMDATGLTTLGMGPQTLRIIPEARSNALYVTGPPDKVRSVEQMLKVLDASELPDSLRDRSPGIIPVKYASANEVANIIKELYKDYMQAPQQQQNSQRGNPFAAMMGGRGSQNSSNAKPPEAKLAVSVDANANQLLVSANDSLFQEIQSLVSELDYSAQMSRKSVRVVTLNEANSALIQNALTSLLPNVTVSTTGSTAQKKTTDQTPGSPTQSTSPSNSNDRGEEIRRFFEQRMRERMGAPSSNGNSNRDSGSPFGGRSPRGFQFPGSSGGSRGGRRSGRGR; encoded by the coding sequence ATGACCTGGAACACAAAATTCATCGCCTGTTTTGTCGTCATTCTGTCGGGAGCTTTCACCTGTACAGATTCTGTTCACTATTCCTTGCTGGCGCAGGAACCGAGCGACCAGCCAGATCGAGGTGACAGAGGCGGGCGAAGAGACCGGGGTGGCTTTGGTGGCAGAGGCGGCTTCGGAGGCCCCCGCGGCGGATTTGGTGGCGGTGGTTTTGGTGGCGGACGCCCCAGCTTCGGCGGTGGTTCTCGTGGTGGCGGCGGCATTGGATTCATGGTGATTCGCGAAGATGTCCAGAAAGAACTCCAGCTGACAGAAGACCAAATCAAACAGTTGCAGGAAGCCGCACAGGGACTGCGCCCCAGCCGGGAAACGATGGAACCGTTTATGACACGGATGCGTGAAGCCCAGACAGACGAAGAACGCACAAAAGTCCGGGAAGAAATGACAGCCACATTTCAGAAACAGAGAACTGAAGGCGAAGCAAAGCTCATGGGTCTGCTCAATGAAAAGCAGGCAGCCCGAATCAAACAGATCCAGTTACAGGAAACCGGCTTTCGACAACTGTCTGATGACGAAACGGCCAAACAACTCAAGCTGACCGAAGATCAGTTGACGAAGATCAAAGAACTCGAAGAGCAACGATCCGAAGCGCGACGTGATTTGGGAAGGCGTGCTTCTTCGGAAGAACGAGACAAAGTACAGCAAGAATTTGATCAGAAAATTGAAGCCGTTTTAACCAAAGAACAACAGGGCCAATGGAAACAGATGCTGGGCCCCGCATTCGTCTCTGAGCGAAACCAAAGTCAAACTGGCGGGCCGCCAGCTGTGAGCAGTAATGCGGCTCCTTCTCCACGACCACGCCCTCAAATTCCCATGGAACCGGAGGGACTGAAACCCGAAGACCGACGTATCTCATTTGGCAGTGACAATGCGATTGCGCTGAAAAGTGCCACCGCCCAGCCTCAAGACGGAAAACAGACAGACGCGGTCAAAAAAATGTCGTTCAACTTCCGGTTTGCCCCTTGGGGAGATGTTCTGAAATTATTTGCCGAATCTGCTGGTTACACACTCGATTTGAACGATGTTCCACCGGGTACATTCAACTATTTCGACAAAGGCTCTTACACTCCCACCGAAGCGCTGGACATTATCAATGGCTACCTAATTCAAAAAGGCTATATCATCGTCCGTCGCAACCAGTTTCTGGTGGTCTTGAATATCGATAATGGCATCCCCCCCAATCTGGTCCCCATAGTCGAACCGAATCAAATTGCTGAACGGGGAAAAAATGAGTTAATGAGCGTTACTTTCCAGCTGGAAGGGGTCGACATCGATCAGGTAGCCAAAGAAGTCCAGGCAATTCTGGGACCACAAGGAAAATCCGTTGCGTTGAGAACGGCCAACTCAATTATCGTCACTGATATCGGCAGTAATCTCTCGCGTGTTCAGAAGCTGCTCGAAGGAGCCATCGCGAATGCTGGACCAACCGACCTGATTTTTCGCTCGTTTGATCTGAAGTATATTGATTCTGCTGAAGCAGAAAAAATTGTCCGAAGTCAGTTCGGCTTGCCCGCGGCAACTCAAAATGTCAGTTCCAGCGCGACCATGGCGCGGTATTACGAATCTCGATCTCGACGCAGCAGTCGAGACAGTTCACCGCCGCCTCAGGCCACCAAAGAAACATCCACTCAAGTCACAGCTGATCCTCGCACAAACCGTCTACTGGTCACCGCGACACCGGCTCAGATCAAACTGGCAGAAGAAATTATCAAATCAATCGATGTTAATGACGGAGACCTCTTGTCTCCTGGAGGAAATAAACCCTACCTGCATGTCTATACCGTCAACTCTTCAGACTCACGTGAAGTCACGAAAACTCTGGATGCCATGATTCCTGGTGTCGTCGTAAATGAAGATGCCCGCAATCATAAAATCCATATTGTGGCCACCCCGAAAGAACACGAAAAGATCGCAGAGATGATCCGCCAACTCGATGGAGAAGGGGGGAGCCAATCTGTTTCGGTAATCAACCTCAGTTCCCTCGATCCCATTTCTGCAACCACAACGCTTCGTTCTCTTTTCCTGCGTGACGGCAATGATGCCCCCACAATTGAAGCTGATCTTCTTGGCCGCCGTCTGCTGATTCGAGGCACTCCGGATCAGGTAATTCAAGTCAAAGCCCTGCTGGCACAGCTGGGAGAAGATGGTTCGGGCAGAGCCAATGATACACGTGACCGTGGTCCCGTTCGTACGATTCCTCTTGGCGGACGTGACTCCAAAGAAATTCTGCAATTAATCGATAAGCTCTGGTCTGCCTCTTCGGGAGATGAAAACCCGATTCGAATCGTAGTACCGTCGGACGAGTCATTGATTCGTGAACGGGTTCTAGGAGAAGAAGAAGCACCCGCACAAAAACGTGGCTTTCGTAACCCATCGCAAAGTACCAGTACCCGGCTAAATCGATCTATTCAACAAAACCGCCGTCCGGTTGACTCAAACAACCAGCGTTATTTCTTCACCGCCAGCGAGCAAAAAGAAGAAGCACCACAAAATCAACCCCAAGAGACTCCCCAGACACCTTCGAGTGAAACCGAAAAACAACAACCACCAGCACAGCAAAAGCCTACGAAGCCTGCTCCACCCGCAGTGAAAAAGAATCCGGTTGCCATTTCGACGAACGGTGACAACCTGATTATTTCCTCAACCGATCTGGAAGCATTAAACCGATTGGAACAGATGATCGAAGCGCTGACTCAAGCCATTCCGCCGAAAAGCCAATGGACCGTGTTTTATCTCCGTTCTGCCGACGCGACTTCGACCGCTAAAATGCTGGAAAGTCTGTTTCCCAGCAGTTCGGTTTCGGACATGGCTTCTGATTCCGGAATGTTAGGAGGCCTGTCTTCGATTGGTGGCAGCTTAATGGATGCTACCGGTTTAACCACTTTAGGCATGGGGCCACAAACATTACGTATCATTCCGGAGGCCCGTTCAAACGCCCTGTATGTCACTGGCCCCCCTGATAAAGTTCGTTCTGTAGAGCAGATGTTAAAGGTACTTGATGCTTCTGAGCTGCCAGACTCGTTGCGGGATCGGTCACCAGGAATCATTCCGGTCAAATACGCTTCCGCCAATGAAGTCGCGAACATTATCAAAGAACTTTACAAAGACTATATGCAAGCCCCTCAACAGCAGCAAAATTCACAAAGAGGCAATCCCTTTGCTGCGATGATGGGGGGGCGAGGTTCACAGAATTCCTCAAATGCCAAACCGCCGGAAGCAAAACTGGCTGTCAGTGTGGATGCCAACGCGAATCAGCTGCTGGTCTCTGCCAATGACTCCCTGTTCCAGGAAATCCAATCACTGGTGAGCGAATTGGATTATTCCGCACAAATGTCGCGCAAGTCTGTCCGTGTTGTGACATTAAACGAAGCCAATTCCGCTTTAATTCAAAATGCCCTGACCTCGCTGTTACCCAATGTTACAGTCAGCACAACAGGCAGTACTGCTCAGAAAAAGACGACCGATCAAACCCCTGGTTCTCCCACTCAGTCAACGTCTCCTTCGAATTCCAATGATCGCGGTGAAGAAATTCGCCGCTTTTTTGAACAGCGGATGCGCGAACGCATGGGAGCCCCCTCTTCCAACGGTAATTCGAATCGTGACAGTGGTTCTCCCTTTGGCGGCCGTTCCCCCCGCGGCTTTCAATTTCCAGGCAGCAGTGGCGGCTCTCGTGGAGGCAGACGCTCCGGCCGTGGTCGCTAA
- a CDS encoding GspE/PulE family protein, whose translation MEISEILQRRGILDERQLQLAQQSANGHRLDRVVLDMGLATEEDLLKAFADELGMKYFELKDFQVDTELLSQFPATPIFRHSLLPLQRNNGRVLVASGDPFDFEAMDELSSLSGQTLEPVLALHDDVVELIKDNLGVGGDTINELVAQKAEEDGVELLEELSEEHGELADMAQAASVIRLVNEVLIEALQQQASDVHIEPHETGLVVRYRVDGLLRVQSVPPEINHFYSAIITRLKIMAHLNIAEKRLPQDGRIKLRITGREIDVRVSIIPMIYGEGIVMRLLDKERMVFRLDNVGLNPDMLSTFREMIELPHGIVLVTGPTGSGKTSTLYSALNEIKNPETKIITVEDPVEYHSEGISQIQVNSRIGLTFAAGLRSILRHDPDIVLIGEIRDGETANSAIQAALTGHLVFSTLHTNDSPGAFTRLVDMGVEPYLVASTVEAVLAQRLVRVLCKHCKQPYQPQSDKLPPDFPDLNIKELWEPFGCRHCRESGYSGRIGILELLVNDPVIRKLCTEHASSGQIRDYARKNGWQTLRDAGWQKVIAGQTSIDEILRVTKGDI comes from the coding sequence ATGGAAATTAGTGAAATTCTCCAGCGACGCGGTATCCTTGACGAGCGCCAGCTGCAATTAGCGCAGCAGTCGGCGAACGGTCATCGTCTGGATCGTGTTGTGTTGGACATGGGACTGGCAACAGAGGAAGACCTGCTCAAGGCATTTGCCGATGAACTGGGCATGAAGTATTTTGAACTGAAAGACTTTCAGGTTGATACGGAACTACTTTCTCAGTTTCCGGCCACACCGATCTTCCGGCACTCGCTACTTCCTCTGCAACGGAATAACGGACGCGTACTGGTGGCATCAGGCGATCCATTTGATTTTGAAGCCATGGACGAGTTGAGCTCGCTCAGTGGGCAGACTCTGGAACCCGTGCTGGCTCTGCACGATGATGTGGTCGAACTCATCAAGGATAATCTGGGCGTCGGTGGTGACACTATCAACGAACTGGTTGCACAAAAAGCAGAAGAAGACGGCGTCGAACTACTCGAAGAGCTTTCTGAAGAGCATGGCGAACTGGCAGACATGGCGCAGGCGGCGTCAGTCATTCGGCTTGTCAATGAAGTGTTGATCGAAGCCCTGCAGCAGCAGGCCAGTGACGTGCACATTGAACCTCACGAAACGGGTCTGGTCGTACGATACCGTGTCGACGGTCTACTGCGTGTGCAGTCCGTTCCTCCGGAAATCAATCATTTCTATTCGGCTATTATTACCCGTCTGAAAATCATGGCGCATTTAAATATCGCGGAAAAGCGATTGCCTCAGGACGGTCGAATCAAGCTCCGAATTACCGGCCGCGAAATCGATGTGCGTGTCTCGATTATCCCCATGATTTATGGCGAAGGAATCGTCATGCGTCTGCTGGATAAGGAACGCATGGTATTTCGGCTGGATAATGTGGGCTTAAATCCCGATATGTTGTCCACATTTCGTGAAATGATCGAACTGCCGCACGGCATCGTGCTGGTCACCGGACCAACGGGTAGCGGAAAAACATCGACTCTGTATAGTGCATTGAACGAAATTAAAAACCCCGAAACAAAAATCATCACAGTCGAAGACCCGGTCGAATATCATAGTGAGGGCATCAGCCAGATTCAGGTGAACTCCCGCATTGGCCTCACATTCGCTGCCGGCCTGCGCAGTATTTTACGTCACGACCCCGACATCGTTCTGATTGGGGAAATTCGTGATGGCGAAACCGCCAATAGCGCGATTCAGGCTGCTCTCACAGGGCACCTGGTCTTCAGCACATTACACACCAATGATTCACCCGGTGCCTTTACCCGCCTGGTCGATATGGGAGTAGAGCCATATCTCGTCGCCAGTACCGTCGAAGCAGTTCTGGCCCAAAGACTGGTGCGCGTTCTCTGCAAGCACTGTAAACAACCTTACCAGCCGCAGTCAGATAAATTACCACCTGATTTCCCAGACTTGAATATCAAAGAATTATGGGAGCCCTTTGGGTGTCGTCATTGTCGCGAATCAGGATATTCCGGGCGAATCGGAATTCTGGAATTACTCGTGAATGATCCCGTCATTCGAAAATTGTGTACTGAACATGCCAGCTCCGGCCAAATTCGCGATTACGCCCGCAAAAACGGGTGGCAGACATTGCGCGATGCCGGCTGGCAAAAAGTCATCGCCGGACAAACTTCCATTGATGAAATTTTGCGTGTAACGAAGGGAGATATCTAA
- a CDS encoding type II secretion system F family protein, with protein sequence MPDFQYIAREATGRQVTGILSAPNQQDALNSLAARSLFPVKVDLADQAKAQLKYSGRRVRARYLSVFYTQLADLLKSGVPLLRSLELLHKQSTNPALKLVLEEVRGEVADGTRLAVAMGQHPKVFSELAVSMVRAGEEGSFLEDVLKRIANFTDHQEELKNRVVGAMIYPAFLTTFGTVIVSFLLVYFVPKFEPIFARMSERGELPWATTTLLGFSAFMQSYWFIIFFAIGIAVVTVYKYVETTEGRMKFDQFRLRAYGLGPIVRSLAIARFCRILGTLLANGVPILQSLRIAKDASGNKVMSEAIGEAAESISSGKSIAQPFSSCGQFPEEVVEMIAVGEEANNLEQVLIDIADNMERQTNRKLDMFVRMLEPLMLLIMAAVVVFVMLALLLPVFQSSGLL encoded by the coding sequence ATGCCGGACTTTCAATACATCGCACGAGAAGCCACAGGCCGCCAGGTCACGGGGATTTTGTCTGCACCGAATCAGCAGGATGCCCTGAATTCGCTGGCTGCGCGGAGCCTGTTTCCGGTAAAAGTCGATCTGGCAGATCAGGCCAAAGCACAATTAAAATATTCCGGCCGTCGTGTCCGCGCCCGCTATTTGTCTGTCTTTTATACTCAGTTGGCAGACCTGCTGAAGTCGGGTGTGCCCCTGTTGCGATCACTGGAATTATTACATAAGCAGTCCACGAACCCCGCGTTAAAACTGGTGCTGGAAGAAGTGCGGGGCGAAGTCGCCGACGGAACCCGCTTAGCCGTCGCCATGGGACAGCACCCCAAAGTCTTTTCCGAGCTTGCCGTCAGTATGGTCCGCGCAGGAGAAGAAGGCAGCTTTCTGGAAGACGTCTTGAAGCGGATTGCCAACTTTACCGACCATCAGGAAGAACTTAAAAATCGTGTTGTGGGCGCGATGATTTATCCCGCGTTTCTGACAACCTTTGGTACCGTCATTGTCAGCTTCCTGCTGGTTTATTTCGTACCCAAATTCGAGCCCATTTTTGCCAGAATGTCCGAACGGGGAGAACTCCCCTGGGCCACTACGACTCTGCTGGGTTTTAGTGCCTTTATGCAATCCTACTGGTTCATCATTTTTTTTGCGATCGGAATCGCTGTCGTCACTGTTTATAAATATGTTGAAACAACCGAAGGTCGAATGAAATTCGACCAGTTTCGCTTACGTGCCTACGGCCTCGGGCCGATCGTACGTAGCCTGGCAATAGCCCGGTTCTGTCGTATTCTGGGTACACTCCTGGCAAATGGTGTTCCGATTTTACAGTCACTGAGGATTGCGAAAGATGCTTCCGGAAATAAAGTGATGAGTGAAGCAATCGGCGAGGCAGCTGAAAGTATTTCGTCGGGAAAATCGATCGCACAACCATTTTCAAGCTGCGGACAGTTTCCGGAAGAAGTGGTGGAAATGATCGCCGTCGGTGAAGAAGCCAATAACCTCGAACAAGTGTTAATTGATATTGCAGATAATATGGAACGCCAGACAAACCGTAAGCTGGATATGTTTGTGCGTATGCTGGAACCGTTGATGCTGTTGATCATGGCAGCAGTTGTGGTTTTTGTCATGCTGGCTTTATTATTACCGGTTTTTCAAAGCTCAGGTTTACTATAA
- the gspG gene encoding type II secretion system major pseudopilin GspG, with translation MYRVKQKQQARHKRHGFTLLEMLIVLGIILVIAAMVVPNLLGSQKKANIKATRASIHNLEQAFKLYAAENNGEYPQGGQEQIQLLLEPPTSSGDQATEPFIESMPLDAWGQVFQYEYPNNKSKSTKPAIWSSGPNQQDENGSGDDVNNWDQTE, from the coding sequence ATGTATCGAGTTAAACAAAAACAGCAAGCACGACACAAACGGCACGGTTTTACCCTGTTGGAAATGTTGATCGTACTGGGAATTATCCTCGTCATTGCAGCCATGGTAGTTCCCAACCTGTTAGGCAGTCAGAAAAAAGCCAACATCAAAGCCACCCGCGCCAGCATTCATAATCTGGAGCAGGCATTCAAGCTTTATGCCGCTGAAAATAATGGAGAATATCCACAGGGTGGCCAGGAACAAATTCAGCTTTTACTGGAGCCTCCAACAAGTTCAGGCGATCAAGCCACAGAGCCTTTTATTGAATCAATGCCACTGGATGCATGGGGGCAGGTCTTCCAATACGAGTATCCGAACAACAAATCGAAATCAACCAAGCCGGCAATCTGGTCTTCAGGACCCAATCAACAGGATGAAAATGGCTCGGGCGATGATGTAAATAACTGGGATCAAACAGAATAA
- a CDS encoding prepilin-type N-terminal cleavage/methylation domain-containing protein has translation MTDRQNKNSNSQQHRAAFTLLEMLLVLSLLLVLVSVVWPAVLRISSSNRLRQSMQDLHSAFSAARIRAIEHGVNYQVYLELGGQHYLVVPVDQSLLGLGTEASGSSQASNGQAVIDGKLPDEFEFSKTVSTTVSQPAIPFEWLAKLPNAKDWKWMEASFPITFYPDGSAAIDLQHEVLKIDQQVARIQLRGLTGNTTISYDQEKSK, from the coding sequence GTGACAGACAGGCAGAACAAGAATTCGAACTCGCAACAACATCGGGCAGCATTTACGCTGCTCGAGATGTTGCTCGTTCTATCTCTGCTGCTGGTGCTCGTTTCCGTTGTCTGGCCGGCTGTACTGCGAATCAGTTCCAGTAACCGGTTAAGACAGAGTATGCAGGACCTGCATTCGGCGTTCTCTGCTGCCCGGATTCGCGCGATTGAACATGGCGTGAACTATCAGGTCTATCTCGAACTGGGAGGCCAGCATTATCTGGTCGTCCCCGTTGACCAAAGTCTGTTAGGGCTAGGCACCGAAGCGAGTGGATCCTCACAAGCCTCCAACGGACAAGCCGTGATTGACGGAAAACTGCCAGACGAATTCGAATTCAGTAAAACCGTTTCCACAACAGTCAGCCAGCCCGCGATTCCATTTGAGTGGCTGGCCAAGCTTCCCAATGCCAAAGACTGGAAGTGGATGGAAGCCTCGTTCCCAATCACCTTCTATCCAGACGGATCAGCCGCAATCGATTTGCAGCATGAAGTTCTGAAAATAGATCAGCAGGTGGCTCGCATCCAACTGCGAGGGCTGACAGGCAACACAACGATTTCTTACGATCAGGAGAAATCGAAATGA
- a CDS encoding type IV pilus modification PilV family protein, whose product MTVIQTSIPQTQRSRSGLTLLEVLISLSIFLGALTALSQLIGIGSRAAVQSQLRTQAIIKCQSKLAEVLAGVQPMEPVSQAGFEESDENWKWSLNVEPGDYANLLKLTVLVQYAGESESVTTSYQLTRQVRDPAMLLDAANTVESSDDTSVLEESL is encoded by the coding sequence ATGACCGTCATTCAAACTTCTATTCCCCAAACACAACGAAGCCGTTCTGGTCTGACATTACTCGAAGTCCTGATCTCACTCTCCATCTTTCTGGGCGCATTGACGGCCCTCAGTCAATTAATCGGCATTGGTTCGCGGGCCGCTGTGCAGTCACAGCTGCGCACGCAGGCAATCATCAAATGCCAATCCAAACTGGCTGAGGTATTGGCTGGCGTGCAACCAATGGAACCGGTTAGCCAGGCCGGTTTTGAAGAAAGTGACGAAAACTGGAAATGGAGCCTGAATGTCGAACCGGGAGATTATGCCAATCTCTTGAAACTGACCGTTCTCGTCCAATATGCAGGTGAGTCAGAATCAGTGACTACCAGCTATCAGTTAACGCGTCAGGTACGGGACCCGGCGATGCTGCTCGATGCTGCGAATACGGTGGAAAGCAGCGACGATACTTCTGTACTGGAGGAATCGTTATGA
- a CDS encoding prepilin-type N-terminal cleavage/methylation domain-containing protein, whose translation MKQLMMSDRTSPQKPAGFTMLEVILAIGLTSLLLAAIYSALDLYWKYTTIGHQQVERAQIARAVFQKITHDLHSVTYQQQITEEEESSSSSAEEEEAVEIQVTNPDDAYTSGNIGVYGDSQSLVLHTSRPARQPMLISQNSSSTSSQSDLLSVSYFLAVAGSEGLQGAVGDRFRETSGTGNGTQGLARLEGDRLAMSKADESADYEQLAQQSQLLAPEIGSLQFQYFDGTDWLEVWDSIEYGTVPQAVKVTIGFRNNEEEQGVLNAVNEKINGFENTFSMVIALPLALPAILQTTEQESSDF comes from the coding sequence ATGAAGCAGCTGATGATGAGTGATCGAACAAGCCCACAGAAACCCGCCGGATTCACGATGTTGGAAGTCATTCTGGCAATCGGACTGACCAGTCTGCTACTGGCCGCCATTTACTCTGCACTGGATCTCTACTGGAAATACACAACCATTGGTCATCAGCAGGTCGAACGCGCTCAAATTGCCCGGGCAGTGTTTCAGAAAATCACGCATGATTTACACAGTGTGACCTATCAACAGCAAATCACCGAAGAGGAAGAGTCTTCCAGCTCCTCAGCAGAGGAAGAAGAAGCCGTTGAAATCCAGGTCACCAATCCGGATGACGCGTATACTTCCGGAAATATTGGCGTGTATGGTGACTCACAATCATTAGTGCTGCATACCAGCCGTCCCGCACGACAGCCAATGCTTATCTCGCAAAATTCCAGTTCTACAAGTTCACAGAGTGACCTGTTATCCGTCTCCTATTTTCTGGCCGTCGCTGGTTCAGAAGGACTACAGGGTGCGGTCGGGGATCGTTTCCGTGAGACTTCAGGCACCGGGAATGGAACACAGGGTCTCGCCCGTCTCGAAGGAGATCGGCTGGCAATGAGTAAAGCCGATGAATCAGCCGATTATGAACAGCTGGCGCAACAGTCACAGTTGCTGGCACCGGAAATCGGCAGCCTGCAATTTCAATACTTTGATGGGACTGACTGGTTGGAAGTCTGGGATAGTATTGAATATGGCACCGTGCCGCAGGCGGTGAAAGTCACCATCGGCTTTCGAAACAACGAGGAAGAGCAGGGCGTGTTAAATGCCGTAAACGAAAAAATCAATGGTTTTGAAAACACCTTCAGTATGGTCATTGCGCTTCCATTAGCGTTACCCGCAATCTTGCAAACGACAGAGCAGGAAAGCAGCGATTTTTAA